GCAAGACTTCCTGAACCCAAGCAGCAACCACATCATTAGCTAAGGGAGCCAGCTGCACGATTTCCAAATTATTGCCCAGTTCATCGGGATGAATGCAGGTTTCTGCGATCGTTGCCACCAGTACATAACTCACCTGAGTCTGACGCTCAATCTCTTTCCGCAAAAATTTTTCCCACACCCCATTGCGATCCCAAGAGCGGATATGGGGAAAGCTTTCCAAAATCAGCACCACTCGTTCGCCGGAAGATTCGGCTAAACTTTGCAGGAGAGGGAGTAAGCGCTCAAATGCTCTCCATTGTTGCTGTTGATCTTCTACACGAAAGGGTTTCAGCCGCTGAGTGCCATTTCCTTCATCTTTCAGGACAAATAATTCAGATGCCTTGCGTTCAATCCACTCTGCTATTAGCGCTTGAGCATTTGCACTTTGAAAAGCCTGCTCTATGCTCTCGCACAGCAGTTGCACAAAGCGCTGAGCATCGGTAACTCGGATACAGTCAACCTCCAGAATTTTAGCGCTAACTTCCTGAGCCGCCCGCCGCACCAGAGTCCGCCTTCCGCTTCCCGGCACTCCCACAATTAGCAGGTCGCCATCACGGGCTAAAACTTGGGTAATTCGCTGGAATTGCGCTTGCCGGCCAACTAATTCAAACGGTGCTGATAAATCCAAAAGATTGACTATATCGGTGGGCGAGTCAGGGCTGAGGTTAAGCATTGATTTGTCAATCGGTTCTCTTTTCCGGCTATTGCGTGTTTCATCCTACCCGATCTCAAGCTCAAACCAACGGCTTGGTATGGTATGAGTCTATCGTTTCCCTTGGCACTTTTCAATAGTGTTGATACGCCCTAGCACCATTAAACAGTGCTATATATGTTTTAGCACCATTTTTCAGGTATTTACTCATAGGCAATTCCCGTGTTAGAAGCATTTGTCTTCGCAACAATATTCTGCGGATTTTTCGGCATCATCCTTAAAAAGAACCTCGTTATGAAGATCATCTCTATGGATGTTATGAGTACCGGGGTTATCGCCTATTACGTGCTGGTTGCATCACGAGATGGTTTATTCACGCCCATTATTTCAGACGCGGCAAATGGGGCTTACGCCGATCCGGTTCCCCAGGCAGTCATATTGACGGGGATTGTGATTGGCTTTTCGATTCAGTGCTTAATGCTGGTCGGTGTCATGAAGTTGGCGCGGGATAATCCCACCCTGGAAACCAACGAGATTGAGAAGAGCAATACGCCATGACTACCATTACCATCGCATGGATTGCACTCCCGTTTCTTTTGGGGTTCACCATTTATCTGCTCCCCAAAGTTGACCGATACCTCGCACTGTTCACGGCATTTGTTTCGGCTGGATATGCCTTGCAGCTATTTGCCGAACAGTCACGCCTGACACTAGAGTTACTAGATCATTTCGGCGTCACATTAATTGTCGATCAGTTAAGCGGCTACTTTATATTGACCAATGCGCTAGTAACAGCCGCAGTCATCCTCTACTGTTGGCACAGCGATAAAACAGCTTTTTTCTATGCACAAGCCATCATTTTGCATGGCAGCATCAATGCCGCATTCGCCTGTGCGGACTTTATCAGTTTATACGTGGCGCTAGAGGTCAGCGGGATTGCTGCGTTTCTCTTGATTGCCTATCCCCGCACCGATCGCTCGATTTGGGTTGCCTTGCGCTATCTGTTTATCAGCAACACGGCAATGCTGTTTTATCTGGTGGGCGCGGCGCTAGCCTATCAGACCAATCATTCGTTTAGTTTTGCAAGTTTGCGCGGGGCACCACCGGAGGCGCTGGCCCTGATCTTTCTGGGACTCTTGGTTAAGGGGGGAATCTTTGTATCAGGATTGTGGTTACCGTTGACCCACTCGGAATCGGAAACGCCGGTGTCAGCGATGCTGTCGGGAGTTGTGGTAAAAGCCGGTGTTTATCCGCTAGTGCGTTGTGCGCTGATGGTGGAGGAGGTCGATCCGCTGATTCGGATCTTCGGAGTCGGGACAGCGTTGCTGGGAGTAGGCTATGCCGTCTTTGAAAAAGATACCAAGCGGATGCTGGCGTTTCATACGGTTTCGCAGTTAGGCTTTATCCTCGCTGCCCCAGTCGTAGGTGGCTTTTATGCACTGACTCACGGACTGGTCAAATCGGCACTCTTCCTGATTGCAGGTGCTTTACCGAGCCGCAACTTCAAGGAGTTGCAACACAAGCCCATCAATACAACCGTCTGGATTGCTCTGGTCATCGCCAGCTTCTCAATCTCAGGCTTTCCCTTATTGTCTGGCTTTGGGGCAAAGGTGTTGACGACGAAAAATTTACTGCCTTGGCAAGCGATCGCCATGAACGTTGCGGCTTTGGGAACAGCCATCTCGTTTGCCAAATTCATATTCTTGCCGCATAAAGCTGCCGGCGAGGACGTAGTAAAGCCCGGTTTCTGGCCGGCGACAATCCTGCTGCTCGGTGGCCTGTTTGCGGCAAACATTGTGTATTACGAGGCGTATAGCCTTGCCAATATTGTGAAACCACTGGCAACTATCGGCCTTGGCTGGTTGGCGTATCTTTTGATTTTTAAACGATCCCTACTCAAGCTGCCCCGTGTTGTGGAGCAATTTGAGCATCTGATCGGTGGAATGAGTCTAATGTTGCTCCTGCTCTTCTGGATGGTGATGGCATGATTGGACATTTGAATCTGATATTGCGACTAGCCATCTGGTTTTTGCTCACCGCCAATCTGAGTGTGGCAAATATCATCATCGGTGTCAGCATCGCACTCTTATTACCGGGACGCCCCAAAACCCCGGAAGCATTAAATGATTGGCTGCGGGCGCTGTGGGAAACTCTGGTGGCGATTCCGCAGGCATATATGGAAGCCTTTGAAATGATCGTCCGTCCCCATAATCACGAAGATGTGACGATGGAACAAGTCAAACCACAACGCACACCTGGACTCATCTTCCTGGATATCTTTCTAATCACGTTTACGCCCAAGACCATTGTCTTGAAGTACCACGAAAATGGCTGGTACGAAGTCCACTGGGTACGAAGGAGGAGAAAAGCATGAACTTGGCACTGATTGCGATGATTCTGGCTCTGCTCATACCCATGTACGAGGCTTGGCAGGATGATGATATTTGGCAAAAAATGTTGGCATTTGCCAGTGTCGCTACCAAAGCATCAATCATACTCCTGGTTGTATCGGTCTTACGGGATGATTGGATGCTCGGTGTTGTAGGAGTCATCATCCTGAGTGTGGGTAATGCCGGATTAATGTTGTTGGCACAAATCCTTAAACGCCTGAATGAAGTATGATCACCGCACTTAGTTACACCTGCATCGGTATAGGAATTTTCTTCTGGTTTTGGGGAACCTTCCCCCTAATCGGCGATCGCTCGGTATTATTCAAGCTGCATACTCTTTCGGTTGCAGATACCCTCGGCTCGATGCTCATCATTGTTGGACTGCTCCTGCCGAAAGTACCTAGCGAATGGCCGCTGCTCATCCTTGGCATCATCACCTTGGCAATCTGGAATACAGTGATCGGGTATGTGTTGGCCTACTGTTCCAGCAGTGGAGGGAATCAATCATGAATGATAGCTATATCTATGTCATAACCGCCCTGATGCCGTTGTCCGCGCTCATGCTGCTACTTCAGACCAATCCATACCATGCCCTGGTAATCCAGGGAATACAGGGAGCGGTAGCAACATTGGTATTTGCGGTTTTGGGGGCGGCGGATGTTGCTTTGACGCAAGCTTTGATGGGTACTCTCCTGGCGATTACGCTTTATGCGATCGCGGTGCGTTCATCGCTGGTGATGCGTCTTGGTGTACTCGAAGATGGGGCGATTGGGCAAAGCGCAGTGCCAAAGGCAATCAAGACAGATGACGAGTCCCATTTTGGGCAACTAATGGATGACTTACGAACAATTTTTGGCAAACATTATATGCGTCTTGAGGTAGTCCCGTACACGAATATGCAAGCCTTGCACCGAGCGCTGATGGACAAAGAAGTCCATGCAACCTGCGCTATACGAGACTACGACAATCAAGACCTCGTAGCGAGTGAGGACGAACAGCAACCCTATCACACCACAACTAGGGTTCAACGCCTCTATGACATCATGCGAACCGAACTTTCGTCACCGGCGACAAGCCTAACCTATGTAAATGCACCGGATTCAGGGGAGAAACATCTATGAAATGGGTTTACATTGCTGCGGGGATAGCGCTGTTTGTCAAATTCCTGGTCATGCCCAATCCGGCACCGGACTTATCGCTCTCGATTGTCCAAACGCTTGTACATGAGAGTGGAGTACCTAATGCAGTTACGGCTGTCATTCTCAGGAATCGGCTGTATGACACGATCTTTGAAGTGGTGGTATTTACGATCGCGGTAATGGGTGCAAAGTTTCTGCTAGCTGATGAAAGACCGTTCTGCACGATCTATCAGTTCACCGATCAACCATCGATTGTTATGGCGCGTCTGGGAGCAACCATTGCCGCGTTGGTGGGTATCGAACTGGCGATTCGGGGGCATTTGAGTCCCGGCGGTGGTTTTGCAGCCGGCGTGGCGGGTGGAACGGCAATCGGCCTTGTTGCGATTACCTCATCAACCGAGTGGATGCAGGAGATTTATAAGCGCTGGCACGCTGCTACATGGGAAAAGATTTCAGTTCTTATTTTCATTGTCCTGTCGGTGATCACTCTAGCCGGCTTAGAATTACCGCACGGAGAATTAGGCACACTTTTCAGCGGCGGAGTTATCCCCTTACTCAATATTTTGGTGGCAATAAAAGTTGCGTTGGGTTCTTGGGCGGCTATTTTGGTTTTTATTCATTATCGAGGATTGTTGTGAGGGATAGGAGGCTGGGGAATTACACTCAGCAATTCTCATTTGGAAATCCATCCAATTCCTATCAGCGCTTTACTCAAACAGTGCTGAAATGACGCGAACAAACCCTAGTTTTATCTTAACCTCAAGTAGCGCTCGCGCTGCCGGCATGGAGGGATACACTGATGGAATCATCGGTGATTCTGCGCGAAAAATGAGGAGGATCGCCCTACTACTAACAACTTCCAAATTAAGGGGAAGTAGCAATGATTGCAACAGAAGCGATCACTCTTCTGTGCCTAAATTAAAGTGACTTCTCCCGTGTCCAAATCATACCGGCCTCCAACGATTTTGAGTTTTTCATCTAGCAATCGTTGAGAGATGATCGGTGAATTATGTTTCAATTTCTCAATTTGATAATGAACATTGGCAGTCACGGCGTTATCAACCGGATCACCGGCTTGATCTTTTATCTTGGCGAGAGCAGGTTTAATCGCCTTAACAAAAGAACCGATCTGACCTGGAAGCGGTTCCCCCTCTACAGCGGCAGTGACAGCCCCGCAGCGTTCATGACCTAAAACCATAATCAGAGGCGTGCCAAGCATTGCTACAGCGTATTCCAGACTACCCAGCACCTCTGGAGTCACGATATTACCGGCAACGCGGATATCAAATAAGTCACCGAGTCCTTCATCAAACAAAATTTCTGGAGAAACTCGTGAATCTGCACAAGTTAGCAGCGTTGCAAAGGGGTGTTGTCCTTGGGCAATTTCTTTAATTCGTGCCGGCGATTGATCGGGATGCGTACCCTTTTCTTGGACAAATCGTTGATTGCCGTCCATTAACCGTTTTAGGGCAGCATCCGGACTGGTAGACTCAAGTACAGCAGCGTTCGCCCGGTCTGATTGCAAGTTCCAGAATGCACTGCCGGCAACAGCAGCCATCAGCGCGATTCCACCCTTGCCGGTTAAATTCAAGAAATTGCGACGCCCCATCAACCCATTGTTTTCATTCATGGCTATTGAAGAGAAGTAAAGTTTGCAGATGAAAAATTAAAAGTTGAAACTGTGAGACAAGACTGCCTCTGGCTTTGACTGAAGCTTTTTTTGTTAATTTATTCAGATCTTGCCAGAGACAGAATTTTATTATCTTACAGTGAGGCAACGCATTGGGTCGAGCGAATTTCTATCGCATCGGAAATGTAACAGGTGCCGCCAAACTTGTTGAGAATGGGTCGAATCAGTGCCACAACCGGCTTGATTTTTTCTGGGGCGCAGAACGCGATGATACAGACATTATCCAGCATGGTCATGTCTAAATCTTCGTAGCCTTGTCTAAACCCCTGCCCAGCGACGTTTCGGATCACCAGATAACCCGTTACATCAGGCTGTTTTAAGGCATCCAAAATCTTGCCAAGTTCAAATGAATTCGCAACGATTTCTATTCGTTTAACAGAATGCACGATTTTACCTCCAGAACATATCAATTGCGTACAGATAAACAGGAATTCCCACAATGATATTGAAAGGAAACGTTACAGCCAGAGCCGTAGAAACGTACAGGCTGGGGTTTGCTTCCGGAACTGTTAAGCGCATGGCAGCGGGAACGGCGATATAAGAAGCACTTGCACTCAACACTGCAAATAAGAGGGCGTCTCCCTTGGGCATTCCGATAAATTTTGCAATGAAAATCCCAATGACTGCATTGAGGATTGGGATCAGGATCGCAAAAGAGATGAGGAATGTGCCGGTTTTTTGCAAGTCCTTAATTCTTCTGGCAGCAACCAGTCCCATATCGAGCAAAAAGAACGTCAGGACACCGTAGAATAGCCCTTGAGTAAAGGGTTCCAAAACTTTCCAGCCGTGTTCTCCGGTTAGGACTCCGATGATCAGGCTGCCAACTAGCAGAAATACCGAGCTATTGAGGAAGGCATCTCGCAGCACTTCGGGCCAGGAAAAGTCCCGCTCTCCCTGGTCGGCTGTGAACAGATTGACGAGAATCAGCCCGACGATAATTGCCGGTGATTCCATGAGCGCTAGAGCTGCAACCATATATCCATCATACTCAATCCCCAATTCGCTTAAGAAGGCTCCGGCGGTGATGAAAGTGACGGCACTGATGGAGCCATAGGTTGCGGCGATGGCGGCGGCATCGTAGGTATCGAGCTTGAGCCGAAGAATGAAAAACGTATAAATCGGCACAAAACACGCCATCAAAATGGCTGCCAGGAGGGTAAAGACCACTTCCTGAGTAACGCCACTTTTAATGAGTTCCACTCCACCCTTAAAGCCAATGGCAAATAGCAGATAAAGTGACAGTAACTTTGGAAAAGGAGCCGGTACTTCAAGATCGGATTTAACGAAAACAGCCACCATCCCTAGAAAGAAAAAAAGGATTGGTGGGTTCAGAATATTAGAAATGATCAAACTTGCATCCATATCTACTCCTTATGCTAAACAGCAAAGAATTTGCAACAAATTTTAATCATGACTGACTTGATGCGGTTAAATGTAAAGCATCATAGATTGCGTAGAACCACTGTATGCCAATTGAGCGAATAAAAAGCTATATGGAATTGTTATAGGTCTCATAAAAAAGACTTTTTTCAGCCCAGAAGGGCTTTGGGGACTGGGTTTGACGGGCATGGTAGGCTCGATGCAGCGAGGGCGTCCGGTCGTTGGTTGCGATCGCTCCCAGACAAAAGCCTGAGTGCAAACATTGTTTGCTCAGCTTCTGGCCGGCACGCCCTCGGTCTGCCTATGGGATAACTTTCATTCTGAAGCGCTGTTGCTAACTTTAGGCAACTTGCGCCCCAGTTGTGATTAAACCGGCAACTTATTCCATCAGAGTCAGGTTGTAGTGCCGGCACATTTCGAGCAATTCCTTTGCGACTGCCTCGCGCACGTTATCCGGGGAGATGACAACGCAATCTTGCCCATAGCGCAGGACTTCTCGAACCAGCCAGAAGGGGTAAGTGACACGTCTGACGACTTGGCGCACACCTCCAATAACTTCATCTTGAATATCATGTTGCCTGGGTTCATAGGCTTTCACCATTCCACGACAAAAGTGTAAATACACTTTGATAGAGTCTAAACCTTCTTGTCGCCAGGTGCCGGTGATGGGTAAGATTGCTTGGATACGGTCGAAACGCAGACAGCGATTGTGAATGAGTTCAGGATAAGGGGTGTCTTTGATGTCATCGGTTTCGTCGCACCAGATTTGCAAGTAAAACCGCTTTTCCTCAAAGGAAATCTCGGCATAGCGGACGGTGTAGGTTAAGTTTTGCCCCTGACTGTCACAGTAGAGCAGATGAAAGGGTTGGTGATTTTGGCGGTGCCGGTCAACTTCTAGACGCCATGCTTGGTTAGGCTGGCTGACTTGTTGCATGATGGTTTGACGCTGTTGAGGGCTGAGGTTTCCCCGCTCTAATGCCAGCGTTGCAAGAATTTCAGCATCTCGCAGGTGACCGGCATCTGTTAGGGCTTTAATCGCTTGTTGTATGGAGTTGACTTGCTCTTGAGTGAGGCTAAAGGACTGCCCGACTTCTACGTTTCCTTGGGCGATGGCGACAATTAGCCCAGACGTGCTGGGTTTTTTGCCCCACAGGATATTGAGTCTGGAGGCAATGGCTTCTAGTTTCTCCTTGGTGCCTGGAGGTACGGATATTGTAAATGCTTCTGTTTTTCTGGGCATAAATGTATAAATACACTATTGACAGTTTCTACTATTGTGGTTACAGTTTAAATGTACATGGCGCGTTCGAGGAAATCCAGCCGTGGCAGATTACTCTATTTATTTGAAGCCGGTTTATTCTCGTCTTGCTGATTCTCTGCCGGCAGGTGTGACGTTGCCGAGTCATTGGCGTTCGCTGTCATGGCATCAAGTAAAAACCTACGAAGCGCTTAGTGATCCGGCGATTGACGTGGTGTTTAATACAGCAATCACTGGCGATGGTAAGAGTTTTGCGGCTTATCTGAAACCCCTGGTTGAAAATTGCTACGCGATGGGGCTTTACCCAACAAACGAACTCGCCCGCGATCAAGAAAAGCAAATTCAGGGGTATATTCAGCGATTGAAATCACCTTATGAACCGCGTGTAAACCGGCTGAGTGGGGCTGATTTGGAAATTTACGCAGAGAATGAAGGACTGAGGAAATCAGCGGCGATTGATACTCGTGCCGGCCAATCAGAAATTTTGCTATCGAATCCAGATATTTTTCACTACTTGCATCAAGGCGCTTACTTAACGGATAAAGACAGCCCTGATAAGCTGTGGGGGAAAATTGATAAATACTTTAATTTGCTGATTTTTGATGAATTTCATATTTTCCAAGCCCCACAGATTGCCAGTGTGCTTAATACCATGCTGCTAATTAAGCACACAAATAGGCAAAATAAATTTCTTTTTCTTTCAGCGACTCCCAATGATCAGCTTATCGAAAAATTAGAGATAGCTGGATTTCGCTGCCGGCACATCGATCCCTTGAAGGAAGGGAAATATCAGTTTCCAGAATCCGCCGATCAAGGCAAGCAATTAATACAAACCGGCTGGCGGCAAATCTTGCGGTATGTTTCTCTTCACTTCATCTCTCTAGAGCCGGCTTTTCAAGCTTCTGAAAATTGGCTGAAAGAAAACAGCCAGCTCGTTTTAGCTCATTTCCAACAGTATCCGGGTAGTAAAGGGGCAATTATTCTAAATTCAATTGCTGCGGTCAAACGACTTACCCCATTTTTTAAAGAATTGTTCAAGCTTTATGGGTTAGTGGTTGGAGAAAACACCGGCTTATCGGGTAGCCAAGAAAAGGCAAGTTCGCTAGAAGCTGATTTAGTGTTGGGAACAAGTACCATTGATGTCGGGGTAGATTTTAAAATTAATTTTCTGATTTTTGAATCCGCAGATGCCGGCAACTTTATTCAACGGTTAGGCAGATTAGGCCGGCATGAGGGTTACGAACGCAATGGAGAAAAAATCACGTTTGAGAATTTCACCGCCTACGCTTTGGCTCCAAACTTTTTGATAGAGCGTTTATTTCTGGGGGATAATGCACCTTTAGAAGCCGGTGCAACTTATACTCGGCCATTTTTTAACAATCAAATTGAAGACAAGTACCGCAAGATTAATAACTTTGAAGGATATTATGGCCGGTGGGGTGCGGTGCAATCGCTTCTTCTTTGCAGCAAGCTAGGACATAAGACTATCAAGCAACAGTATAAAGATAGCCAGTTAGCCTTTCGCAAAGCTTGCGAAGAAGTCTTCAAAACAAAGCTTTGGGGTGTTTCAGAGAAGGTTAAGCAATGGAAAGAAGAATGGCAAGATTTATCAGGAAATAAAACCGGCAATCCCGTTGCTGAGGATGCTTCTAGTTTCAGGGGGTCGAGTTCGCTTCAGTGCGGAATTTACGATTTAACAGAACCGAATGAGGCAGATAGGTTTAAAACTTATGATTTACCGGGAATTTTGAGCAATTTGGAAATTGAAGTGATAACAAAAGCAGAGTTTATGCGGCTGTTGGAACAAACAGCCGGTCGCCTCGGACAACCCATCCCCAAGGGACGCTACGAGTACAGTTTGGCATTTATGAAATTACGCGCCTACCGGCAAGAACGGTTGAACTGGAAGTTTACTTATACGGGTGATTTGCAGCCGGTGGCGGATGCGTGGAAAGTGCAAGTGCTCACCGGCATCCAAGTTTGGCAGCCTGAAAATTACTGGATTAACGACATTAATAAGCGGCTGAAAAAGCAGGGACTTGTGAGTTATGCACTCAGCAAGCCGGTGACTGAGGTGCGATCGCGTCTACGGTTGCCAATGCACTTTCAGATATATCCCATCAGCGATAACTACAGCATTCACGATGCCGGTGCGCCTTATTCCATCGCGTTTGGTCAATCGGCACTACTGGTTGATACGCTGGCCGGCTGGCTGAAAAGCAACGGGGGTGAGATATGGATAGCTTAAAGTTTCAATCCCTGATAGGGATTCATTTGAGTGTGACGGAGAGGTTGCAGCTTACGCCACTAAGTCCAGACCTATTTATTTCAATCCCTGATAGGGATTCAATTGGGGTCAAAGTCCGTCCAGATTTAACTTTACCACAGAACATCAAGTCTTGACGGATTTGACTGGTTAAATATGTCTGTATGCGATTCCTTGACCTGTTAATTGGCAGGTGTTAGCGTCAAATTGTCCAGAATTTAACAAGGAGAGCTATATGAGCATCAAAAAGCGTGTCCACGAACTTTTGTCAGACGGACAACCTCACTCAGTCCCTGAGCTAGTGGCAGTTTCTCATCGGTTTAGCGCTGCTATTTTTTCACTTCGTGAGGAAGGATATATGATTCACACAATCCGGGTTGGCCACAACCAGTATCAATATCAAATGCCACAAGAACAGAAGCAAAGCGCTTAGTTTTTTTTGGGACTCTCTATTTCTTAGAGAGTCCGCACATCAAGCGGGTAAAAAGGGAAGCCTATCAGTAGCTTGCGGCATTAAGTTCAGGCGTAGGTAATCTCAACCCCCTGACGCTATAAAGGAAAACTTGATAGCAGACGGCTGGTTAAGTCACTTAGCAAAATAACTTGAATGTTCTCAAACGTTCTGTTCTTTAATAGCTTCCCTTTTCTTTATGATTTTGGTTTTTTAGTTTAATATTTAGGGAGACAATCGCCTATTTTTAAAGCTTTATAGCAATACCCTTTTTATGCGCGAAAAATTACTAATTACTTAAATTTTGTTGAGATTAAAAATGGCTAAAAAAAGCAAAAAATTAAACGAAGAAGGACATCAGCTATCTTTGTTCGATCAAGACCCAGAAATAGATAATAATCTAGCCGAGGAATCAGAAGATAACTGGACACCCGATGAAAATGAAGATGATGGGTTTGGTGAACCCTCAGAGCGCACGGTTGAACCGGCTCGGACTGAGTTACTAACTCTGCAACTCTTGCGGGAAGCTATTCAGGCGCAAAATCCTGATGATCCGGTAATGACAGACTTTGCAGAATATGTATTGCCAAATTTGCTGCGAGTTGCGATTGGTGTAACTGCCAAAGGTGGTAAGTTTTTTGATGAGCTAGATCGCAAACATGAAGCTGAAGGGAAAGATAAAGTTAGACGGGATAATGCTGCGGATCAATCCCTCAATACTCACTTGTTGAATGGGTTATTTCCGGCAAATTTAATTGAGCAACGCTTGGAAAAAATGGATACCACTGTGCGGCGGGTGGTGCGAGAGCGAGAACGCCGGCTCTTGGTTGCGGGATTTATTTTGCATGACTTTGAGAAATTCCCAGGCGCTCCAGAAAATTGTCGGCAGCTTTCGATTGAACAGCATCGGCAAATGATTGATGAAAAGGTGCAGCAACTGGGTTTAGATCGCTTTATCAATCCTGACGATTCCGCAGCCTATAAAAACTATCTTGACGATTTACTGTGTCTGGCATACAACGCTCAACGTCGGTGGGATACTAACTGGAATTTTTCAGAATTTGGGTTAAATCCTGCTTTGAATGACCGGACGCTGGTTTGCCTTTGCAATTTAACTTGCTTGGCAGATTCTCTCGCCTCTATTATCAAACATCCCCAAGATGCAGAAAATACACGACTGTACGAATTACTTCACGCTTTAAGTGATGGAAAGCTGAAATTTACTTATCACAGCATTGCTGAAAATCGAGGCGTCCTGACAAATGTGGTGAATAATGCCTTGATGGAGGCTCACACCGATTTAAATTCTGATGATTGCACTTACTACGAGCCTTTGTTGTTTTTAACAACTGGTGTAATTTATTTAGCGATAAAAGACGCACCGCCGGTGCCGGTGGAAACGTTACCAGAAAGAGTGGTAAGCAAGATTAAGCAATTATGTGCCGGTCAGTTACGCCGACGACAAACCGGCTTCGGCAGAGACGGTAAAGGCATGAAGTATGCCGAATATTACAGCTTGTTTTTTGATGACGCGGATTTAATGCGAGTGGCGTTAGATGCAACTTTGCGAATTCTCAATCCTAAAAAAGATTCGGTTGCGGAAAGCCGCAGCGAGAACCTGATAAAATTTCAACAAGAAATGGGGGTTTTGCCGGCAGATTACGATTTTTCCTTTACTGATGATATCCGGATCGATCAAATCGCAGAATTTGGCGACTTATTGAGCCGGAAGATTTGGGGAGAAAGGG
This DNA window, taken from Microcoleus sp. FACHB-68, encodes the following:
- the cas3 gene encoding type I-D CRISPR-associated helicase Cas3', which gives rise to MADYSIYLKPVYSRLADSLPAGVTLPSHWRSLSWHQVKTYEALSDPAIDVVFNTAITGDGKSFAAYLKPLVENCYAMGLYPTNELARDQEKQIQGYIQRLKSPYEPRVNRLSGADLEIYAENEGLRKSAAIDTRAGQSEILLSNPDIFHYLHQGAYLTDKDSPDKLWGKIDKYFNLLIFDEFHIFQAPQIASVLNTMLLIKHTNRQNKFLFLSATPNDQLIEKLEIAGFRCRHIDPLKEGKYQFPESADQGKQLIQTGWRQILRYVSLHFISLEPAFQASENWLKENSQLVLAHFQQYPGSKGAIILNSIAAVKRLTPFFKELFKLYGLVVGENTGLSGSQEKASSLEADLVLGTSTIDVGVDFKINFLIFESADAGNFIQRLGRLGRHEGYERNGEKITFENFTAYALAPNFLIERLFLGDNAPLEAGATYTRPFFNNQIEDKYRKINNFEGYYGRWGAVQSLLLCSKLGHKTIKQQYKDSQLAFRKACEEVFKTKLWGVSEKVKQWKEEWQDLSGNKTGNPVAEDASSFRGSSSLQCGIYDLTEPNEADRFKTYDLPGILSNLEIEVITKAEFMRLLEQTAGRLGQPIPKGRYEYSLAFMKLRAYRQERLNWKFTYTGDLQPVADAWKVQVLTGIQVWQPENYWINDINKRLKKQGLVSYALSKPVTEVRSRLRLPMHFQIYPISDNYSIHDAGAPYSIAFGQSALLVDTLAGWLKSNGGEIWIA
- a CDS encoding WYL domain-containing protein; translated protein: MPRKTEAFTISVPPGTKEKLEAIASRLNILWGKKPSTSGLIVAIAQGNVEVGQSFSLTQEQVNSIQQAIKALTDAGHLRDAEILATLALERGNLSPQQRQTIMQQVSQPNQAWRLEVDRHRQNHQPFHLLYCDSQGQNLTYTVRYAEISFEEKRFYLQIWCDETDDIKDTPYPELIHNRCLRFDRIQAILPITGTWRQEGLDSIKVYLHFCRGMVKAYEPRQHDIQDEVIGGVRQVVRRVTYPFWLVREVLRYGQDCVVISPDNVREAVAKELLEMCRHYNLTLME